The genomic window GGCTATAAGATGATGCCGCATTTTCAGATCGGCCTCTTCGGCGACCATGCCTTCTGCATGTATGGCACCATCTATGAATCCCCAGAGAAGGCGGCAACCGCAGAAAGGTTGCTCGACCAGATTGACATCATCCGCTCCATACCTGAGGATTACGTCGTCTCCCTCAACCATATGAGACCGGAAAAGACGGCCCTCAGGGACATGAGCGAGGAAGATCTGGAATCGGCACTTGTAAGGCTCCGGGACGTCAAGAAGGGTGAGTTCCTCGTCGGCAAGAAATACCTCCCTTCAAACAGCGTCCTCAGCCACGATGACATCTTCATCAAGGAGCTCGAAACTGTCCTCCAGGAACTTGTCCGTCTGTACTAGGATGGAACAGAACTTTACATCGGCACGAAACAACCCGTCATCTGGATAGATGACGGGTTGTTTCGTTGATCCCAAGTATGGCTACAATACCACGGTGTTACGGGACCGTTCGGGCTTCAACTGATTTGCGAGCGACTGGACATCACCAATCTTGCCGATGTCGAAGTTGCCGCCGCTGACGATTACTCCACAATGTCTGGAATCTATCTGATCATTATGTGACAATAATCCCGCCAATGCAGCTGCACCAGCGCCTTCGACCAATGTCTTGCCGCGTTGGAGCATAGTCACCATGGCGTTCGCAATTTCGGCTTCGCTCACTGTAATCACATCATCCACATAATGCCGGATGAGCGGAACCGTCTTTTCGCCTGGCTGCTTTACGGCTATGCCCTCTGCGATGGTGGAGACCTTATCCAACTTTTCCACGACGCCCTTGTGGTAGGCGGTGTACATCGCTGCAGCTGATGCTGCCTGGACACCGATCACCTTGATATCCGGATTTACGGATTTGGCTGCGACAGCGATGCCGCTGATCAATCCCCCGCCGCCGATCGGTACGATGATCGTATCGATCCTGCTTTCCTGCTCGAGCATCTCGAGGGCGATTGTTCCCTGTCCGGCCATGATGTCATAATCGTCGAAAGGATGGACGAAGGTCGCACCGCACTTCTTTTGATGCTCAAGTGCTGCTTCATAGGCCTCCTGGAAACTTTCTCCCGTGAGTACGACTTGGGCGCCATAGCCCCTTGTCGCCTCGACTTTCGCTTCAGGTGTCGCCTCAGCCATATAGATCGTCGCCTTCACTCCAAGTTTGTGGGCGGCCAAAGCCAGTCCCTGTGCATGGTTGCCTGCAGACGCGGTGATTACCCCGCATCCCAGCTCTTCATCGGTAAGGCGCATGAGCTTATAGCTTGCCCCCCTGAATTTGAAAGCCCCGGTCTTCTGCTGGTTCTCCATTTTGAAATAGACATTTTTCTCTGTGCGCTGATTCGTTGTAGCTGACGTACGTAACGGTGTGTGATGGACAACATGATCCAAACGCTTCCAGGCGTCATGGACTAATCCACCAGTTAGGAAATCCCCATGTGGTCACACTCCTTGAATGATTTATTTGGATATAATCTATGTTTTTGATTACTCCCTGTTCCAGCGAGGAGTCAGGCTTTCGCAGCCTGCTTCTCCTCATATTCCCTGATCTTGTCGTCGAGCAATAATGTCAATGCGATGTCGTCCCAGCCGTTCAGGAGCTTCTCCTTATGGTAGGATGGAATATCGAACGGGAGCTGCTTCGTTCCGTCCGAAATGGTCTGCTCTTCAAGGTCGACATTAAGATGGAACGTGCCTTCCTTCGCCTGCTCCATCCATTCATCCACTTGGCTTTCATCCGCCTTGATGAGGATGATGCCGTTCTTGAATGCATTGTTGTAGAATATATCCGCAAAACTTGGTGCAATGATGACCTTGAATCCGAAATCGAGCAGCGCCCAGGGTGCATGCTCCCTTGAAGAGCCGCATCCGAAGTTCTCTCCAGCTATGAGGACCGATGCATCCTTATAGCGCGGACTGTCCAGTTCGAAATCCGGTTTCGGATTTCCATCATCATCAAACCGCCAGTTGTGGAAGACGAACTGGCCGAAACCTGTCCGTTCCACACGCTTCAGGAATTGTTTGGGTATGATCTGGTCCGTGTCCACATTGCTGCGGTTGAGCGGAAAGACCTTCCCTTCATGTTCTTTGATCGCTTCCATCCGTTCCCCCTCCTAACTCGGCACTCCAGCCTGGAATTTTCTTACGTCTGTAAAGTTGCCTTCGATTGCAGCTACGGCTGCCATCTCCGGACTGACGAGGTGTGTACGTGCACCGCTGCCCTGCCGTCCCTCGAAGTTCCGGTTGGAAGTGGAGGCACAGCGTCCACCGGCAGGTACGACATCATCATTCATTGCAAGACACATGCTGCATCCTGATTCACGCCATTCGAAACCGGCTTCCTTGAATATTTCATCGATGCCCAGTTCCTCCGCCTGCAGTTTGACACTGAAGGAGCCTGGAACGACAATCGCCCTGACACCATCCTTCACTTTGTGCCCTTTGATGATGTTCGCAGCGTTCACCAGATCCGGAAGCCTTGAATTTGTGCAGGAACCGATGAATACGTGATCGACTTCGATGGAAGTGATCGGCTGGTTCTCCTCGAGTCCCATGTACTCCAGTGCACGGCTGACTTCATCCTTGTTGTCGACTGCATCGACCGAAGGGGTCATCCCGCTGATTGGAACGACCATGCTCGGGTTCGTGCCCCATGAAACTTGCGGTTCAACTTCCTGAGCGTCGATTTCAAGCGTCTTATCATATTCTGCGTCTTCGTCTGAAGCAAGTTCGAGCCACTCGGCCGCCTTGCGTTCGAATGCTTCGCCTTCCGGCACATATTCCCGGCCGCGCAAATATTCCACGGTCGTTTCATCCGGGCTGATCAGCCCTGCACGTGCACCGCCTTCAATCGACATGTTGCAGACCGTCATCCGGCCTTCCATCGACAGGTTGCGGATTGCATCTCCAGTGTATTCAATGACGTGGCCCGTACCGAATTTGACGCCGAATTTTGCTATGATGGCAAGGATGAGGTCCTTTGCTGTCACGCCCGCCGGCAGGTCACCATTGACTTTGACGTTCATCGTCTTTGGACGGCTCTGCATCAAAGTCTGGGTAGCCAATACATGTTCCACTTCACTTGTACCGATGCCGAAGGCGAGTGCACCGAAGGCACCGTGGGTGGATGTATGGCTGTCTCCGCAGACGATCGTCTTTCCTGGCTGGGTCAGACCAAGCTGAGGACCGATGACATGCACGATGCCCTGGTCCGGGTGGAACATATCGGCAAGCTTGATGCCGAACTCCTCACAGTTCCTTCTCAACGTTTCCATCTGGGTCTTGGAGATTTCATCTTTGACGACTTCCCTGTTCTTTGTCGGAACATTATGGTCCATCGTGGCATATGTCAGATCCGGACGACGCACTTTCCTGTTTTTGAGCCTGAGTCCTTCAAACGCCTGCGGAGAAGTCACTTCATGCACCAGATGCTGATCGATATAGATCAGGTCCGGCTTTTCCTCCTGGCTGTGGACCACATGAGTTTCCCAGATTTTTTCAATTACTGTTTTTCCTTTTCCCATATCCGACACACCTTTTCCTTACATATAAGAACTGCAGATTGCATTAGAAATACTTTTCGTGGATAGATTCTCGACGACCCGCTTGATCATTTCATCCGTACCGACGACCTTGCCGCCTTGCACATCCAGATCGCGCGTATGATATCCGTCTTCGAGGCATTCCTTGACGGCCCGCTCTATCTCCGCCGCTTCCTCTTCCATGCCGAATGAATACTTGAGCATCATTGCAGTGGAGAGGATCATGCCAAGTGGATTGACGACTCCTTCACCGGCAATGTCCGGCGCCGATCCATGGACCGGTTCGTAGAGGCCGACACCATCTGCCCGCAGACTCGCTGAAGGGAGCATTCCGAGGGAACCGGTGAGTACGGAAGCCTCATCACTGAGTATGTCGCCAAAGAGGTTTTCCGTGACGATGACATCAAACTGCTTCGGGTTCGTAATCAGTTTCATCGCTGCAGAATCGACGAGCTGGTGTTCCACCGTCACATCCGGATAGTCCTTTGCCTTTTCCTCAACGACTTCCCTCCACACCCGGCTGGACTCGAGCACATTCGCCTTGTCGACGGATGTCAGTTTGCCGCTCCGCACTTGTGCCGCTTCGAAACCTTTCTCTACAATCCGTTCAATCTCCTTACGGGTGTAGCGGAGTGTATCGACCACTTCTTCACCGTCAGCGCTGCGTCCGCTCGGCTTCCCGAAATAGAGGCCGCCGGTCAGCTCACGGACGATGAGTATATCGCAGCCGTCGACAAGCTCCGTTTTGAGTGGAGAGGCATGGACAAGTGGTCCGAACCCCTGCACCGGACGCAGGTTTGCGAAAAGTCCAAGGGACTTGCGGATGCCGAGCAGACCTTTTTCAGGTCGTTTGCCGGCAGGTATGCCGTCCCACTTCGGACCGCCCACAGCCCCAAGAAGTATCGCGTCGGCATTTTCGCATGCTTTCACCGTCTGTTCCGGTAAAGGTGTATCATATCGGTCGATGGCATCTCCACCGATTGCATGTTCATGGACAATGAATTCATGGTTGTATTCGCCTGCTATGGTATTCAGTACTGCTTTTGCACCTTCCATGATTTCCCGACCGACTCCGTCACCGGGCAATAGGATCACTTGTTTTCTCATTTTGTACCCCTCCATCTCACTTTATCTGTTGGCTACTTCCTCTTTCTCCACCTGCATCTTCAGGATATACCTGTTGACTGCGTTGATGTATGCATTTGCCGATGCTTCAATGACATCCTGTGCCGTACCGCGTCCGTTGACCGTTTCCCCTTCAACAGCCAACTGCACATGTGATTCCGCAAGGGCATCCTTCCCGCCGCCGACCGAATTGATCTGATAGTCGAGCAGCTTCTGATCGTAGTCGATCAGTTCGGAAATCGTGCGGTACAGTGCTTCGACACTGCCATTCCCTGTAGCAGCGGTCTGGACCGTCTCCCCTTCCGGAGTATTGAGCGCCACTGTCGCAGTAGTGATGTTCTGTGTGCCATAATTGACCTGGAATGTTTCAAGCGTGTATTTGTTCATCGCAGACTGGTCGGTCTTGACTTCCATGATCAGCGTATAGATGTCGTCGTCAGTCACTTCCCGTTTGTGGTCGGTAAGCGTCTTGAAGTTCTTGAACGCCGCCTTGATTTCATCATCCGTCATTTCTACGCCGAAGGCCTTGACCTTATCCTTGAAGGCGTGACGTCCGGAGTGTTTGCCCATGAACAGTGTATTGGATGAAACACCCACGAGTTCCGGCGTAATGATTTCATATGTTTCCGCATTCTTCAGGACGCCATCCTGATGGATCCCGGATTCATGTGCGTAGGCATTACGGCCGACGATCGCCTTGTTCGCCTGCACGTACATGCCGGTCAGTTTCGCAACAAGATCGCTGGAACGTTTGATCTCATTGAGTTTGAGTCCCGTTTCGTAACTGTAGCGGTCATTGCGTATCTTCAATGCGATGGCCACTTCCTCAAGTGCCACGTTGCCTGCACGTTCGCCGATGCCGTTGATTGTGCCTTCAACCTGGGTCGCACCATTTTCAATGGCTGCGATCGTATTGGCTGCTGCCATCCCAAGGTCGTTGTGGCAGTGGCATGAGAGGTCGACACGATCGATGTTCGGAACACTTTCCTTCATATACTTGAACATGTTTCCATATTCATCAGGCGTCGTATAGCCGACCGTATCGGGAAGGTTCACGACTGTTGCTCCGGCTTCGATGACCTGTTCGATCACCTGGGCCAGGAAAGGCCACTCGGAACGTGTCGCATCTTCTGCGGACCATTCCACTTCCTCGAACTTTTCCTTGGCGTACTTCACCATATCCACCGACTGCTGGATTACCTGTTCCGGCGTCATCTTCAGCTTGTATGTCATATGGATCGGGGAAGTTGCCAGGAATATATGGATTCTTGGGTGCGGTGTATTCTTCAAAGCCTCATAGGCACGATCGATATCCTCTACTCTCGTCCGGGCAAGTGCTGTTACTGAAACATCCTTGATAGTGTCCGCAATCAGCTTGACTGCCTGGAAGTCACCTTCGGAGGCGGCTGGAAAGCCTGCCTCCATGACATCCACGCCAAGACGTTCAAGCTGCTTTGCGATTTCAAGTTTCTCCATCTTATTCAGATTCACGCCTGGGGACTGCTCCCCATCCCGAAGGGTCGTATCAAATATCCTAATTCGTGACATGGACTTTCCCTTCTTTCTTTTTATCATTGACAGGCTGCTTGACGAATGGCATCAGATCACGCAGATCCTGTCCGACTTTTGTAATCGGGTGGTTGTATTCGTTGTTGTTGATTGCATTGAATTGTGGACGTCCAGCCTGGTTTTCAAGGATCCATCCTTTGGCGAACTGGCCATTCTGGATTTCAGTCAGTACATCTTTCATGCGTGCTTTCGTTTCATCATTTACAACGCGTGGTCCGGATACGAAGTCACCCCACTGTGCAGTGTCGGAGATGGAATATCTCATGTTCTCCATGCCGCCTTCATACATGAGATCTACGATGAGCTTCATTTCATGCAGGCACTCGAAGTATGCCACTTCCGGCTGATAGCCTGCTTCAGTCAATGTTTCGAAACCTGCTTTCACCAGGCTTGTCAGTCCGCCGCACAATACAGCCTGCTCTCCGAAGAGGTCCGTTTCCGTCTCTTCCTGGAATGAAGTCTCAAGCACGCCTGCCCTTGCAGCACCGATGCCTGCAGCATAGGCCATCGCCACATCGGTCGCTTTGCCGGTGACATCCTGGAAGACGCCATATAGTGCAGGTACGCCGGCTTCCTCTTCGTATGTTCTCCTTACGAGGTGGCCAGGTCCTTTTGGAGCGACGAGGAATACATCGACGTCTTCCCTAGGCACCACCTGGTTGAAGTGGATGTTGAATCCGTGGGCGAAAGCTAAGGCGCTGTTCGGCTTCATGTTGTCCTTGATGCTTTCTTCATATACTTTCGGCTGGTTCTCATCCGGCAGCAGTACCATCGTGACATCTGCTTCTGCAACTGCATCGGCAACTGCCTTCACTTCGAAACCATCCTCTTTGGCCTTGTCCTGGGATTTGCCTGGTCTGAGTCCGACTACGACCTCGTATCCGCTGTCGCGCAGGTTCTGCGCATGTGCGTGGCCCTGGGAACCATAGCCGACGATTGCGATTTTCTTTCCTTGGAGCGCCTCTTTGTTGATGTCTTTGTCATAGAATACTTTAGTCATTATAATCTTCCTCTCATTTGTGTGAATTGGTTTTTTTGGTTTTTGATGCTAAACGCTTAGTGTAAACTCCTGAATCTGCCTGGGCTGCTTTCCTCTTGGGAAAGCAGTCACTCCTGTCCGTGTCATGTCTTTGATGCCGTAGGGCTGGAGCAGATCGATAAGTGCCTCGATCTTATCCGGCTTCCCTGTCACTTCTATTACCAGGCTGTCCCTCGATACATCGAGGACTCGGGCCCTGAAGGGCTCGATGACCCCCTGGATTTCCGCCCGGGAAGCGCTTGTACTGCCCACTTTGATCAGTGCAAGCTCCCTCTGGACGATCGCCTTTTCGGTGATATCATTCACCTTCAGCACATCGATCTGCTTGTTCAGCTGTTTTGTCAGCTGTTCGATCTTGTTCTCATCAGGTATCTCAACTACGAATGTCATTTTGGATATGCCTTCTATTTCAGTTGTACCGACTGTGATGCTTTCTATATTGAAAGCCCGTTTCGACAGCATGCCGGTGATCCTGTTCAACACGCCGCTCGAATTCTGGACGGTG from Salinicoccus sp. RF5 includes these protein-coding regions:
- the leuC gene encoding 3-isopropylmalate dehydratase large subunit; translated protein: MGKGKTVIEKIWETHVVHSQEEKPDLIYIDQHLVHEVTSPQAFEGLRLKNRKVRRPDLTYATMDHNVPTKNREVVKDEISKTQMETLRRNCEEFGIKLADMFHPDQGIVHVIGPQLGLTQPGKTIVCGDSHTSTHGAFGALAFGIGTSEVEHVLATQTLMQSRPKTMNVKVNGDLPAGVTAKDLILAIIAKFGVKFGTGHVIEYTGDAIRNLSMEGRMTVCNMSIEGGARAGLISPDETTVEYLRGREYVPEGEAFERKAAEWLELASDEDAEYDKTLEIDAQEVEPQVSWGTNPSMVVPISGMTPSVDAVDNKDEVSRALEYMGLEENQPITSIEVDHVFIGSCTNSRLPDLVNAANIIKGHKVKDGVRAIVVPGSFSVKLQAEELGIDEIFKEAGFEWRESGCSMCLAMNDDVVPAGGRCASTSNRNFEGRQGSGARTHLVSPEMAAVAAIEGNFTDVRKFQAGVPS
- a CDS encoding YktB family protein; the encoded protein is MSKYHFTKDDFKVFEIDGLEPRMDALKTTIRPKLENLGEYFSEYLTEITGDEHFAHVAKHARRKVNPPDDTWVSFSTNPRGYKMMPHFQIGLFGDHAFCMYGTIYESPEKAATAERLLDQIDIIRSIPEDYVVSLNHMRPEKTALRDMSEEDLESALVRLRDVKKGEFLVGKKYLPSNSVLSHDDIFIKELETVLQELVRLY
- the ilvC gene encoding ketol-acid reductoisomerase; translated protein: MTKVFYDKDINKEALQGKKIAIVGYGSQGHAHAQNLRDSGYEVVVGLRPGKSQDKAKEDGFEVKAVADAVAEADVTMVLLPDENQPKVYEESIKDNMKPNSALAFAHGFNIHFNQVVPREDVDVFLVAPKGPGHLVRRTYEEEAGVPALYGVFQDVTGKATDVAMAYAAGIGAARAGVLETSFQEETETDLFGEQAVLCGGLTSLVKAGFETLTEAGYQPEVAYFECLHEMKLIVDLMYEGGMENMRYSISDTAQWGDFVSGPRVVNDETKARMKDVLTEIQNGQFAKGWILENQAGRPQFNAINNNEYNHPITKVGQDLRDLMPFVKQPVNDKKKEGKVHVTN
- the ilvN gene encoding acetolactate synthase small subunit, whose translation is MRRIITATVQNSSGVLNRITGMLSKRAFNIESITVGTTEIEGISKMTFVVEIPDENKIEQLTKQLNKQIDVLKVNDITEKAIVQRELALIKVGSTSASRAEIQGVIEPFRARVLDVSRDSLVIEVTGKPDKIEALIDLLQPYGIKDMTRTGVTAFPRGKQPRQIQEFTLSV
- the ilvA gene encoding threonine ammonia-lyase, encoding MDHVVHHTPLRTSATTNQRTEKNVYFKMENQQKTGAFKFRGASYKLMRLTDEELGCGVITASAGNHAQGLALAAHKLGVKATIYMAEATPEAKVEATRGYGAQVVLTGESFQEAYEAALEHQKKCGATFVHPFDDYDIMAGQGTIALEMLEQESRIDTIIVPIGGGGLISGIAVAAKSVNPDIKVIGVQAASAAAMYTAYHKGVVEKLDKVSTIAEGIAVKQPGEKTVPLIRHYVDDVITVSEAEIANAMVTMLQRGKTLVEGAGAAALAGLLSHNDQIDSRHCGVIVSGGNFDIGKIGDVQSLANQLKPERSRNTVVL
- a CDS encoding 2-isopropylmalate synthase — encoded protein: MSRIRIFDTTLRDGEQSPGVNLNKMEKLEIAKQLERLGVDVMEAGFPAASEGDFQAVKLIADTIKDVSVTALARTRVEDIDRAYEALKNTPHPRIHIFLATSPIHMTYKLKMTPEQVIQQSVDMVKYAKEKFEEVEWSAEDATRSEWPFLAQVIEQVIEAGATVVNLPDTVGYTTPDEYGNMFKYMKESVPNIDRVDLSCHCHNDLGMAAANTIAAIENGATQVEGTINGIGERAGNVALEEVAIALKIRNDRYSYETGLKLNEIKRSSDLVAKLTGMYVQANKAIVGRNAYAHESGIHQDGVLKNAETYEIITPELVGVSSNTLFMGKHSGRHAFKDKVKAFGVEMTDDEIKAAFKNFKTLTDHKREVTDDDIYTLIMEVKTDQSAMNKYTLETFQVNYGTQNITTATVALNTPEGETVQTAATGNGSVEALYRTISELIDYDQKLLDYQINSVGGGKDALAESHVQLAVEGETVNGRGTAQDVIEASANAYINAVNRYILKMQVEKEEVANR
- the leuD gene encoding 3-isopropylmalate dehydratase small subunit; this encodes MEAIKEHEGKVFPLNRSNVDTDQIIPKQFLKRVERTGFGQFVFHNWRFDDDGNPKPDFELDSPRYKDASVLIAGENFGCGSSREHAPWALLDFGFKVIIAPSFADIFYNNAFKNGIILIKADESQVDEWMEQAKEGTFHLNVDLEEQTISDGTKQLPFDIPSYHKEKLLNGWDDIALTLLLDDKIREYEEKQAAKA
- the leuB gene encoding 3-isopropylmalate dehydrogenase, which gives rise to MRKQVILLPGDGVGREIMEGAKAVLNTIAGEYNHEFIVHEHAIGGDAIDRYDTPLPEQTVKACENADAILLGAVGGPKWDGIPAGKRPEKGLLGIRKSLGLFANLRPVQGFGPLVHASPLKTELVDGCDILIVRELTGGLYFGKPSGRSADGEEVVDTLRYTRKEIERIVEKGFEAAQVRSGKLTSVDKANVLESSRVWREVVEEKAKDYPDVTVEHQLVDSAAMKLITNPKQFDVIVTENLFGDILSDEASVLTGSLGMLPSASLRADGVGLYEPVHGSAPDIAGEGVVNPLGMILSTAMMLKYSFGMEEEAAEIERAVKECLEDGYHTRDLDVQGGKVVGTDEMIKRVVENLSTKSISNAICSSYM